The nucleotide sequence ATATCTGGGATTGGCACTCATACAGGCTGACCATAGGATAATGTCCTCAACCACAACCCTATGTCACCCTGCCATGTGACACATGAAGACACTACCTCTGGCACAGAGGCACAGTGGGAAGAGCACTGAGCTGGCAGTCAGAGCCTCTGCATAGCTGCAtgtcctctctgggcttcagttccCCAGCTATCAAGTCAGGGGCACAATTGGGCTAACTAACCATGGGCCCTTCCAGCTCTGGAATGTGAGGGACTGGGCTTAGCATCCATGGACAGCATGATCTTCCACTACGGCGAGGGCATGAGGACACCCACAGCATAGATTCATTTGTGCCTTTACTTCTGAACTGTGTAACCTTGGGAAGATTGCTTAACTCCTCTAGAAGACAGTACAACTCCTCTAGAAGACAGCACCATCTCACCAAACCCTGCACATTCACTGTGTCCCTGGTTTGTATGACAATCAAATGACTTGAAAGGTGGGAAAGGTGTGTTCTCTGTCTGAATGCTGGAGCAGTGTCTGATCCTGGAGAGCTGGTGCAGGAGGTCATCCACATGCCCTTGAGACCAGAACAGCAAGACTCCAAACCCATCTCCAACTTCAGTCCACTTAATACCTGCAGGCAGATGGGCCTTTTCCAAGGAGCTTGATGGGAGCTAGCAGGATTGTCTGTCTAGAAAGTCCACATGGAGAAATGATTATAATAACACTGTTCATTAAGCCCTAGGCCACTAGTACCAGACCACTGTCCCATTTGATCCCTGCATGGAAATATAATCTCCtatatacagatgaggaaatggaggctcagagaggttaagcgaGTTGTGCAGGCTACACAGCTCGTAAGGAGTGAAGTGGGCTGTGAACCCAGCTGTGTGACACCAAAGCCTGCACTTGGCCCAGGCTCCCTTCTGAAATTCCCTCTTCACAAAGAGCACCTGCAGCCCATCTAGGGCTTGACTCCTGGACCACCTGTCTCATCTTCCCTGTGATTGAACCACAAATAACAATTCCCTGAGCAGATAGCTGGAGGGACCAGCTGTCGGTAGCAATGATCAGTCCTCATCCTTCTCAATGCACACCACACCCCTTCAAACTACAGAATATGCCATCACCCCTGCAGAGGCCGAGTCAAATACTTCACCTGGGAGCCCCAGTTACTATCTATAGTCAGCTTGCCAGGACAATGCTGGACACTTCGCTCCACCTCCCTATTCACTGTGCTGGCCTGGAGTAAACAAGGGCTGGAATTTGAAGGAGGAGACTGCAGCCTGACCTTAGGAGAAACTTCCAAAGATTCAGAGCCGAGTCAGAACAAGGAGCTCTCAGGGGTAGCGAGAGTTCCATGAGTGACATGGGGCAGTTCGGGACTGATAGTTCCTTTCGGGCATGTCCAGGCCAGCACTGCTGAAGATGAGTGATCCATGCATGAGGGTCAGTCTACACACCGTTCCCAGTGTGAAATACACACCCTCGAACAGATATGCAATGTttgtaaattcttttatttttatgttatttatttaactatAATCATATATTTcgtttttcatatatgtattgtttttcatacgtattattttatttttatatatttatattaataatttgccTGTTGAGTTTAAAAagtggattttgtttttatatttcatacTAATTCATATCAGTTCATTTTGCCAAAGCTTAGGTCTGTTGCAGATGCCCATACCGTTACATCTCTTACATGTATAatggtgtgtttttttgtttgtttgtttgttttgagattcgctcttgtcacccgggctggagtacagcagttcgttctcggctcattgcaaccaccgcctcccaggttcaagtgattctcctgcttcagcctccagaatagctgggattacaggcacctgatagcactcccggctaatttttgtatttttagtagaggtgggggtttcatcacattggccaggctggtcttgaacttctgacctcaggtgatccactcacctttgcttcccaaaatgcagggattacaggtgtgagacacgaTGCCCGGCCTACATGTAtaatgcttttacattttttagctGAGACAGGTAATGTGATTTGCCTTAAAGAACTCAGTGTGAAAGGTGATAGGACCTGGTACCAGCATGCACGTGACTGGACTCTCAGTGCAGTCCCTCATCTCAGCTCTGTCGGGTATCAGGTCACTTTTGTCCAAGgcacacaaaataaaaccaagCCTGAATAAAgtcaacttttattattattttatttttgaaaaaccaaaTGTACTAATGGGTCAGTGCTATATGGAAAACAATTAAGGGTTCGTACACTTTCTACTTCTGGGAACAGAGCTTTCCCTACATCAGGCGCAGCAGCTGCACCTGTCAGATGTCCCTTTACAGACACATCCCTGGGCACACTTAGCACAGCCCACGgggcagcagaagcagcagcctgggcaagaagggGAGAGGGACAGGTCACAGCTGACTTGAACAGGCACCTCTCTGCCCCAACAGCGGGCCTGGCTCAAGCTTGCACCGAGACCCGGAGGAGCCTTCGTTTGGGATGGTGTGCTCTATCAGGAGACAATGGTGGATCTTCGCAGTGAGAGCCTTCCTATGAAAAACTTGCTCAGCCCCACTGAGCCAGGACAGGGCAGAAGACTGGACGGGCAGTGACTGGGACTGTGCGGACAAAGGAAGGACAATTCGCCAGGACCATACACTTCAGTGAGGAAAGTCTTCAAGAATCAGGTCTATGGTTGGCCGGCTGGTGCCTCTtgtgacctcagtttcctcattgttaAGAATGAAGATTGGTTGGGAATCAACCATCTCTAATGTTCCTCCAGCTCTGATCCTGAATCCGTTTCAGGGGATGTGGGAAGCTAGTGATGAGCCTGCTCCTGCCTGCACAATCTGAGATCCCTCCTCTCACTCAGTCCAGCCCGGAGATTCTCAGGCAAGGCCCCGCACTCACTCTTCTTGCAGGAGGTTCATGTGTACTCTTTGCATTTGCAGGAGCCGGCACAGGTGCAGGACCCACctgcaaggaagagaaaaaggcagTGAGCAGTGAGTGTGGTGCCGGGTTAGGAGCAGGCCCTCAGCATCCTCCTGCTCAGTGCACGGGAAACCTGGTACCTTGTTCTGCTCAGGCACACGGAAGCCCAGCCCCATCTTTTCTCCACACAGGCTCCGATGGGCAGGTGCCCTCCTAATTTTACTCCACATGGCCTTCTGTCAGGAATCCCTTAGAGGCAATGCTTCCTGCCTCCCATCCACCTCAGGCAGCTCTAATGCTGGACAGAGCACTGGGTCCCAGCCCAGGACCCCACTGGCTATCTGGGTGACCTGGCAGTTTTAAGCCTCAGTCTTCTCAGAAATGGGAGGCTCTGGGAAGATGGCAGCGTTCTAAGTGGTGATGAAGGCCCTTGACGGGGAAAAAGCACGAGAAGTGCAAAGGAGTTCACTTTAGGAAAAGCTCAAAATgcacctccctcctgccctggggACATTCTATCCTCTGGAATGAAAATGGAGATCCTAAGGCCTCGAAACCCGGTATCTCTTACTAGTGAAGCAGGAGCACTTGGGGTCCATTGCGAGTCGAAGTTCGGCTGGAGTTTctaagggagaggggaagaggcaGTGGGGCAGGTGGGAGGCGTGGTGGATTCTAGGAACCTGGCGATCAATTTACAGGTAGAGAAGGGCGCCGGGTGCAGAGCACCCCCTCCTCCACCCTGACGCGGAATCCGCGGCGCCTGGCGTCCTGGGTTGGGATGTGCGCAGTAGGCGGGTCTGGCGCATTATCCCCTGAGCACAGCCTGGTGGGCCCCCGAGGGCTGCCCCTTTGGCGCCTGCTGGTGCAGAAGGAGCTGTGCCGCCGGAGGTACGTGGGGCCCCTGACACCCTAAGGGCCATTTTCCATTTCCAGGTAGTCGCGTTATCCCCATCCCCCGACCTACACCTTTGCCACCAACTTTGCGTCCCCCGGGTCCGTGTGCAGCTCCATCCTTGTGCTCACCTTCTTCATTGGCTGGAGCTGGGAGCAGAGAGAGTGAGCCGTGTGCACATGTGTGGCCATGGAGGTGACTTTTGTTTCTCCCCCGCCCTCCCCCCGCATTGCCTGTCGCTCTTCCCACCTAGGACCCTCAAACTCCTTCCCCCTGTACACACAACCTGGCGACCACGGGtcagcctctctctcttccttccatgCTATCATATAACATTTCGATTTTGCCAGGCCCGTTTAAATCATTGTTTCTTTGAACCCTCCCAACAATCCTAAAGGGAAATACTATTTATGAACCCGTTTTACTAATCTGACAATTATAACATAAactttaagtaacttgctcaacaTCACAGAATGGAAAAGTTGCCACTGATTTGAATCTAGCCAGCCTCTCAAGAGAAAGTGTCCATGATCAGGCCTTCCTTTGGCCCAGGACTGTCATCAGCATCTCCCTATTGCTGGACATCTTTTAAACAATGTCAAGCCACAAGCTAAACCATGAGCTGTGACAGAAGCAATCTATAactgtaatatatatacacagacatacaaCACATTTATACTTCTGGTTGTCTTCTATGTGTGGAATAAGACTGATTTTCATTTTCGCTGCTGGAAAAGAGTgtgctttaaataaaaatatatttaagaaaatattaatcacTTCAATGTTGTACGTTAAGTAACATACAGTGACTGTGTGTGCAGAAGTGACACTGTTTTTGATCTGACATGAGGCATGGATGGAATCTTGCTTATAGCTTTGTATCCCTAGTGTTGATGACTATTTTATGGGAAGAACAAACGTCTCTTTTGACCACAGGACACATGTTCATGTAGTAGATGAGAATAACAGGATACACAAGTGAGCACATCTGGCCTGGCTGCTTTGTCTGTGAGTAAATAAATAGCCCCAAGctatgtaaaatgagaaaaaaaaaaaagcaacagttaATGTTGTAGATGACTCACCCcttgccaggcaccattctaagtTCCTTACAtgaattaaatcatttaattttacaaGCCAGATATCATTATACTTCAGTTGATAAGACTGATACACAGAGGTTATGTCACACACAtagtggcagaggtgggatttgCACTCATGCAGGCTGACCTCAGCATCATGTCTTTACCCCCTGCTCTATGCCACCAAGTCAACACAAAGATGAGGACACTGAAAGTCTGGCTAGGAGGCAGCAGTGGAAGCACATTTAGTTGCAGTCAGATCTCTGTGCATACCTgtgacctctctgggcttcagttccTATTTCTCAAGCCAAGAGCAAAATTTATTCATCTCCAAGGTCCCTTATAGCTTTGAACTGAGATGGGCAGGGTTTGGCATCCAGGGATGGCATGATCTGCCAGCTGTGGGCAGGGCCAGAGGCCAGCCGTACCATAGGTTCATGCATCCTTTTCCTTCTCAGCTGTGTGGCATTGGGCAGGTTGTTTAATTCCTCTGAAAGACGACTTAAGCACGCCAGCCCCTGAATATTTTCTGTCCCTGTCCTGAAGCTTGTGACTTTCATTCAACTTGTCGCCTGAAGGTCAAATGACATGAAGAATGGGAAAGGATTTTATGTGTGTTCAAATGTTGGGGCAGCATCTTATCACAGAGGACTTTCTGCAGGAGGACATCCACACTCCTCCTGGCACTGGATCAGCCAGGGACGCAACCCCTCCACAGCATCCCATCCAGAGCAATGCTTCCAAACCAATGAGCCTTTCTTCAAGAGCAAGTTAGGATTTAATAGTATCTTCATCCAAGAAAGTCAGTGCAGAGAGAATTATCATAATCACCACTGTTTATTAAAACCTAGGCAGCAGCCAGGCCactgtctcattttctttttttgtttgctttggttttggtttttgtttagacagtcttgttctgttgcctagcctggagtgcagtggcacaatcttggctagCCTCTAtatcctggacttaagcaatcttcctatctcagcctacagagtggctgggaccacaggtgtatggcATCAcgccatctaatttttgtattttttgtagagacggggtttctccatgttgcccaggctggtctcaaactcctgggctcaaacaaccttcccacctctgcctcccaaagtgctggcattacaggcatgcgccactgtgtccggcccacTCTCTCATTTAATCCCTGCATTGAGAATAATCTCCCTTCTACAAATGAAGCACTAGATGCTCAGAGAGTTTGGGTGATTTGCCCAAaccacacagccagtaagtggtggAGTGGGCTGTGAACTAGGACTGCCTGACAACTAAAACTATGCCCTAGGTGTAGGCTGCCTCCTGAAATCGCTTCACAGGGAAGCAGCGGGTAAGTGTGGTCCTGACTTCTAGGCAAGGAGACTCATCTTCTTCCTTGACTGAACATCGAATAGCATCCCCCCCACAAATGGAGGGACTAACTTGTCATTAATAAGACATCCAGGGACTCTTTCCTTTCTAAGGAACATCACCACGCTCAGCAAGCTGCACAATCTGCCATAGCTGTGTTCTGAGAACTTCTGTTAATAAACTAATATTAATTATGGAGATgatgaaatcaaaatgaaaattccaaaataacttTACCCGCAACCCATGCTGACACTGCATCTTGCCGGGAGTATCTGGTTCGAAGTAGTCAAGGGCTGGAGCTTGAAAAAGGAACAAACTCAACCTGAATTTGGGAGGAATTTCCAAAGATTCAGAGCCAACTCCCAACAGGGAGCTCTCAGGGTTCAGCGAGTGTCCTGACTATGCTGTCTGTGACGCTGGCTAGGCCAAGCCTGATGGTTCCTCATGAGAATGTCGTGGACTGTGTCTGCTGTCCCCAGTCTGCAATGCAAATCATCCATGAACAAATGTGCAGAATTTCTAaatcttccatttttctgttatttctgtatgtacttattgatttttttgtgtaaCATGTAAAAAATGGGTTCCGTATTTTGTGTTTCATTATCTTCATAATTAATATTACTTTATTTACAAAGGTGTAGGTCTGGGCTGGGTAGGAAATGAAAACTGTCCCTTCACCAGGGAGTTTGAGAAGCCCCGTGTAGGATTCAAGCAACGCAGGCATTGGAATCTACCTCCTGTGGTCACTTTCAATCCCAAAATCtgctgagaaactgaatttgGGCAGGGAAACCTGAGAATAACCATGAGGAATGGAGAAGTCCCTGTGCCACATTTAACATGATTTGAGCTGATCGTGTACGTTGCCTGTCCCCATATGATCCGGCACAGTGCAGGTGCATTTTGTGGAAGATAAAGCTCAGTGAGTTAGCAGGGCTTGCCTGAAGGTGCTCAGACTGTTAGAGGCTCACATTTCCATCCAGAGACCAGTCTCTTAAACTCCCAGTTCAATCTTCCACCCCAGTCCCTTATTCCAAAAAACACACAGGAACCAGAACCAGAATCAAGTCTAAGTGTTTAATTATGATTCACATATTTCACAGGAAAAGGAATGCAGCAAATGGGTCAAGGTTgtatcaaaaaagcaaaaaatcctGGATTTTACTAATCAATCTATATTTGGGAGCAGGGCTGTCCCAGCATCAGGCGCAGCAGCAGCACTTGTCCAACACCCCTTTGCAGATGCAGCCCTGGGCACACTTGGCACAgcccacagggcagcaggagcagcagcctggggaggaaCGGAGAGTGAGAGGTCACAGCAGAGTCGACCAGCGACCTCCCTGCCCGAACAGAGGCCTGTCTCCatccctgcctccagccccagAGGACCATCATTTCAGGATGGCATGGTCTTGTCAGGAGACAACTGGTGCCACTGGGGTGGGTCTTCCTATGAGAAAGCTTCCCCACCCCACATAAGCCCTGGAAAGGCCAGAAGACTAGACAGGCAGTGATGgcctacagggacaaaggaaggCCAGTTCCTGAGAAGCATGAACTCAGAGCCAGCCTTGAGTTCCCTCCCAACCTTAGCCACAGCCGCAGATTCCTGGAGATGGCCCCGCACTCACTCTTCTTGCAGGAGGTGCATTTGCACTCTTTGCACTTGCAGGAGCCAGGGCAGGTGCAGGAGACACCTGCAAGGAGAGAAAAAGCCAGGCAGGCGTGAATGAGATGCAGAAGGTGCAGCAGTGGGTCAATAATTGTCCGGTTCCCCCTCCTCTGTGCAGGCCCAGCCCTCAGAGCTGCTTTCCCACTAagagcagaggaagagaagggcCATGTCCTCTCCCTTCGTGCTGGGAAAACCAAGCACCCGCCTATTTGTATTCCAAAGGAAAGTCCCAGGCTCCTATATGGCCCAGGAAGACTGCGACTTCGACTTTCTGTCCTGAACCCAGAAGAGGCAATGTCCCCTCCTACCCAATGCTTCCATTCCAATCCAGCTGCTAAGAGTCAAGTTAGAGAGCTGGGGCTTAGCCAGCAGCCCTGTGACCAACCGGGTGACATGGAGCAGGACAGCCTTGAGCCTCAGGGCCCTCAACTCTGACACAGATGCACAGGGAGGAGGGACATGCTCTCAGGAGCTTGGCCAAAGGAAAGCACTGGACGAATAAAGGAGTCCTCTTCAGCTCAGATCGCAAAATAAGACCTCCTCAAACCCAGGGACACTCTCCATGATGTCTGAGAATTCGGCATCCCAATGCGCAGAACCCGGGCGCCCCTTACCAGAGGCGCAGGAGCAGTTGGGGTCCATTGCAACAGGAGGCAAGAGTGGAGTTCCGAAGCGAGAAGAGAAGAGGCAGTGGTGGACGTGGAAGGCGTGGTGGAGCCCAACAGCCAGCGGCTGCATTTATAGTCAAgaaagggggccgggcgcagaCGCCCCGCCCCGCCCTTGCACCCGCCCCGCCGAGTCAGCACCGCCAGCTGTTCTGGGCTGGGCTGTGCGCAGCAGATGGGCAAGGTGCAAGTTCCTTGAGCGCAGCTGGGTGCACACCGCAGGATCGCCCCTTTTGCAATGGCTCGCGAGGGAGGCGCTGTGCACCCGGGTGCGCGGCTTCTCTCACCCTACCGGGCCTTCCAGCTTCCCTGAAGTTGCCTACTACACCCGCCCCTTGTCGTTCCGCCTACCCCAGTATTCTGgatttccccccacccccaccaacgCCCAGGTCTCAAGTCGATAGCTAAGTCTTTCCTGGAGTCGAGGGTAACCCCAGTCTTGTGCTCCACTTTCTGGATCTGACAAAGCAAGGAGCACAGCAAGGCAGTAGTGTGCAAAGGCAGGCCAAGGGTGCAAACTTCACATCTCTGGCCTTATCTGCCCTGTCCCGGTTCTTACCTCAGTCCTTTGGCCACATTTCTCTTGTGtacagcaacacagaagacacaGGGCTCTGCCTCACTCTCTTCCATTCTCCACTCTTGAGGGGCTAAATGGGCCACATTTGTCCAGGTCCTCCTTTGCATAAATCTCTCCAGGGTCTCCCCACAGCCTAGCCAGGTACCCCACTACAGGATGGCAGTTTTGAATGTGTGAGATGTCCCCAGAAGAGGGATCATTGAAGGTGATATGAAGATCCTGCATTAAATTAGAAAGCAAGAGAGCTGGTTATTTTTCCTTCCATATTACTATTACTCTACATTACACAGGTCCGTGTTTGACCATTTAGTCACTTTCTATCTTTGAACTCTCACAGCAACCCTAAATGGACATGAGTTCTATTCGTGAACCCGTATTCCTAATCTGGACAATGACAATACAAGGAGTTCAAGCCACTAGCCCAGGGTCAGGGGGCTGGGAAGTGGCACTGCTGGGTGTGAATCCTGTCAGCTTCTCAAGGGAGAGAGGTCAGTGATGAAGCTTCCCTATGTATGGCCCAGGTATATTCATCTCTTCACTGCTTGAAATCTTTAAACAAAACCAAGCATCAAGGTCAGTCCTAGAagcaaaacagagacatagaggGATATGAATAAGCATACTTTGATGGGAGGGAGACAGGGCCTTGTGTCTTCCGAGTAGCTGTGCACAGGAGAAATGTGGCACAAGAactgaggaggggaaggggaaagggacaGGCAGTGCCAGAGATCCGAAGGTCGCATCCTCCGCCTGTCCTTTGCACACTACTCCCTTGCTATGCTCCCTGCTCCCGCCAATCCAGACAGTTGAACAAGAGACTGGGGTTGCAAGGCTTAACTGTTGGCAAGGGGGTGGGCAGGCTTCGGGGTGTGGGGCGCACGCAGGTCAGGGTCTCGGGCCGTGCGGAACGCCAAGGGTGGGGGAGTAGCAGGTAATCTCAAGGAATTGGGCAGACCGGGCAGGGTGAAAGAAGCAGCTAATCCGGGTGCACAACGCCTCCCGCGCGAGCCGGTGCGAAAGGCGGAGGCCAGCGGTGTGCACCAACCTGCACTCAGGGTGCTTTGCGCCCGGCACCTCTGCTGCACACAGCCCAGCCCAGGACTACTGGTGGCTTGGACTCAGCTGGTCCGGTGCAAGGGCGGGGCGGGGTCTCTGCTCCCGGCGCCTACCCCTGACTACAAAAGGAGCCGCCAACTGTTGCGCTTCACCACATCTTACACGTGTTCcactccctcttcccttctcgCTTGGGAACTCCAGTCTCGCTTCAGGTTGCGATGGACCCCAAATGCTCCTGCGCCGCTGGTAAGGGACGCCCGGGTTCTGTGCCTTGGAATGCCAAATTCCCAGACACCACAGAGAGTGTCCCTGGGTTTGAGGAGGTCGCGTTTTGCGATCTGAGCTGAAGGTGACTCCTTTATTCTTCcttgagaaagattctttcctatTCTTTCCTCTTGGCCAAGCTCCTGAGAGCAGTTGCCCTCCTCCCTGTGCCTCTATATCAGAGCTGAGGGTCTTGAGACTCAAGGCTGTCCTGCTCCACATCACCCCGTTGGTCAGGAGACTGCTGGCTGAGCCTCAATGCTCTAACCAGGCTCTGAGCCGCCGGATTGGATGGGAGGCATTGGATAGGAGGGGACATTGCCTTTTCGGGGTTCTTGACAGAATGTCGAAGTTGTAGTCTTCCCGGGCTGGACCTGGAGCCTGGGACTTTCCTTTTGAATAAAAACAGGAGGGTGTTTGGCCTTCCCAGCATGAAGGGGCTTCTCTTCCTCTGCTGAGTGGGAAAGGAGCTCTGAGGGCTGGCCCTGCACAGACGAAGGGACA is from Macaca fascicularis isolate 582-1 chromosome 20, T2T-MFA8v1.1 and encodes:
- the LOC102142606 gene encoding metallothionein-2-like yields the protein MQPLAVGLHHAFHVHHCLFSSRFGTPLLPPVAMDPNCSCASGVSCTCPGSCKCKECKCTSCKKSCCSCCPVGCAKCAQGCICKGVLDKCCCCA